The Nesterenkonia xinjiangensis genome contains a region encoding:
- the rpsH gene encoding 30S ribosomal protein S8 translates to MTMTDPVADMLTRLRNANSAYHDQVSMPSSKLKVRVADILKAEGYITEWREEEAEVGKTLAIDLKFGPNRERSIAGLRRISKPGLRVYAKSNNLPHVLGGLGIAILSTSSGLLTDRQAAKKGVGGEVLAYVW, encoded by the coding sequence ATGACAATGACTGATCCAGTCGCAGACATGCTGACGCGTCTGCGCAACGCCAACTCGGCCTACCACGACCAGGTCTCCATGCCCAGCTCCAAGCTGAAGGTGCGGGTGGCCGACATCCTCAAGGCCGAGGGTTACATCACCGAATGGCGCGAGGAGGAGGCCGAGGTCGGAAAGACCCTGGCCATCGACCTCAAGTTCGGCCCGAACCGTGAGCGTTCGATCGCCGGCCTGCGCCGCATCTCCAAGCCCGGCCTCCGGGTGTATGCGAAGTCCAACAACCTCCCGCACGTGCTGGGCGGTCTGGGCATCGCGATCCTGTCCACCTCTTCCGGTCTGCTCACGGACCGGCAGGCTGCCAAGAAGGGCGTCGGCGGGGAAGTCCTCGCCTACGTCTGGTAA
- the rplE gene encoding 50S ribosomal protein L5, whose amino-acid sequence MTEVQSVTEKITPRLKNKYRSEIRDALQVEFGYGNVMEVPGLVKVVVNMGVGEAARDSKLIDGAVRDLTNITGQKPKVTRARKSIAQFKLREGQPIGTHTTLRGDRMWEFIDRLVTLALPRIRDFRGLSPKQFDGNGNYTFGLTEQAVFHEIDQDSIDRARGMDITVVTTAKTDDEGRALLKALGFPFKTEQ is encoded by the coding sequence ATGACCGAGGTGCAGAGCGTGACCGAGAAGATCACCCCCCGTCTGAAGAACAAGTACCGCTCCGAGATCCGCGACGCGCTGCAGGTCGAGTTCGGCTACGGCAACGTCATGGAGGTCCCCGGCCTGGTCAAGGTCGTGGTCAACATGGGTGTCGGCGAGGCCGCACGCGACTCCAAGCTCATCGATGGTGCCGTGCGTGACCTGACCAACATCACCGGCCAGAAGCCGAAGGTCACTCGCGCCCGCAAGTCCATCGCGCAGTTCAAGCTGCGTGAAGGCCAGCCGATCGGCACGCACACCACGCTGCGCGGAGACCGCATGTGGGAGTTCATCGACCGCCTCGTCACGCTGGCGCTGCCGCGCATCCGTGACTTCCGCGGCCTGAGCCCCAAGCAGTTCGACGGCAATGGCAACTACACGTTCGGCCTGACCGAGCAGGCGGTGTTCCACGAGATCGATCAGGACTCGATCGATCGCGCCCGGGGCATGGACATCACTGTGGTGACCACCGCCAAGACCGATGACGAGGGTCGTGCGCTGCTGAAGGCGCTCGGCTTCCCCTTCAAGACCGAACAGTAA
- the rplX gene encoding 50S ribosomal protein L24 has product MAKIKKDDLVQVLSGKDRGKQGKVLEVHPAKERVVVEGVNRMKRHLRAGQFGNTEGGIVESEAAIHISNVALVDPETGKTTRVGYREETVERDGRTKTVRVRYAKASGKDL; this is encoded by the coding sequence ATGGCAAAGATCAAGAAGGACGACCTCGTCCAGGTGCTCAGCGGCAAGGACCGCGGCAAGCAGGGCAAGGTCCTCGAGGTGCACCCTGCCAAGGAGCGCGTCGTCGTCGAGGGCGTCAACCGGATGAAGCGTCACCTCCGTGCCGGCCAGTTCGGCAACACCGAGGGCGGCATCGTCGAGTCTGAGGCCGCCATCCACATCTCCAACGTCGCCCTGGTGGACCCGGAGACGGGCAAGACCACCCGCGTCGGCTACCGGGAGGAGACCGTCGAGCGTGACGGCCGCACCAAGACTGTGCGGGTCCGCTACGCCAAGGCCTCCGGAAAGGACCTGTGA
- the rplN gene encoding 50S ribosomal protein L14: MIQQESRLKIADNTGAKELLVIRVLGGSGRRYAGIGDTFVATVKDAIPGGNVKKGDVVKAVLVRSKKKTRRNDGSYISFDENAAVILKGETPEPRGTRIFGPVGRELRDKKFMKIVSLAPEVL, from the coding sequence GTGATCCAGCAGGAATCGCGGCTGAAGATCGCTGACAACACTGGTGCCAAGGAACTCTTGGTCATCCGTGTGCTCGGCGGTTCCGGACGCCGCTACGCAGGCATCGGCGACACATTCGTCGCCACCGTCAAGGACGCCATCCCCGGCGGCAACGTCAAGAAGGGCGACGTCGTCAAGGCTGTGCTCGTCCGTTCCAAGAAGAAGACCCGCCGCAACGACGGCTCCTACATCAGCTTCGATGAGAATGCTGCCGTCATCCTCAAGGGTGAGACTCCGGAGCCCCGCGGCACCCGAATCTTCGGGCCGGTGGGTCGTGAACTGCGCGACAAGAAGTTCATGAAGATCGTCTCTCTCGCGCCGGAGGTGCTCTGA
- the rpsQ gene encoding 30S ribosomal protein S17 has protein sequence MSENTTEAQGTERNYRKNLRGVVVSDKMDKTIVVEVEDRRKHSLYGKVMKRHSKFKAHDENGEAGIGDTVQISETRPLSATKRWRLVRIIEKAK, from the coding sequence ATGAGCGAGAACACCACAGAAGCACAGGGCACTGAGCGCAACTACCGCAAGAACCTGCGCGGCGTCGTCGTGTCCGACAAGATGGACAAGACCATCGTGGTCGAGGTCGAGGACCGCCGGAAGCACTCCCTGTACGGGAAGGTCATGAAGCGGCACTCGAAGTTCAAGGCCCACGACGAGAACGGTGAGGCCGGCATCGGCGACACCGTGCAGATCTCGGAGACCCGTCCGCTCTCGGCGACCAAGCGCTGGCGTCTGGTGCGGATCATCGAGAAGGCCAAGTGA
- the rpmC gene encoding 50S ribosomal protein L29, which translates to MAVGSKDLTVEKLSTMDDASLAVQLRSAKEELFNLRFQSATGQLENSSRLKAVKRDIARIYTVLRERELGIREVVGAEAESTEEKAED; encoded by the coding sequence ATGGCAGTTGGATCGAAGGATCTGACGGTTGAGAAGCTCTCGACCATGGACGACGCTTCGCTGGCTGTGCAGCTGCGCAGCGCCAAGGAGGAGCTGTTCAACCTGCGCTTCCAGTCCGCCACCGGTCAGCTGGAGAACTCCAGCCGCCTGAAGGCCGTCAAGCGCGACATCGCCCGGATCTACACCGTCCTTCGGGAGCGTGAGCTGGGCATCCGTGAGGTGGTCGGCGCGGAGGCGGAGTCCACTGAAGAGAAGGCTGAGGACTGA
- the rplP gene encoding 50S ribosomal protein L16, whose translation MLMPRRVKYRKPHKPKRRGQAKGGTELAFGEYGIQALSHAYVTNRQIESARIAMTRYIKRGGKVWINIYPDQPITKKPAEVRMGSGKGSPEWWVANVKPGRVMFELSGVSDEVAKEALRLAIHKLPMKARVISRESGE comes from the coding sequence ATGCTGATGCCCCGTCGAGTCAAGTACCGCAAGCCGCACAAGCCCAAGCGCCGCGGCCAGGCCAAGGGCGGCACCGAACTCGCTTTCGGCGAGTACGGCATCCAGGCCCTGAGTCACGCCTACGTGACCAACCGGCAGATCGAGTCGGCACGTATCGCGATGACCCGCTACATCAAGCGAGGCGGAAAGGTGTGGATCAACATCTACCCGGACCAGCCGATCACCAAGAAGCCTGCCGAGGTCCGCATGGGCTCCGGTAAGGGTTCGCCCGAGTGGTGGGTCGCCAATGTCAAGCCCGGACGTGTGATGTTCGAGCTGTCCGGTGTCAGCGACGAGGTGGCCAAAGAGGCCCTGCGTCTGGCAATCCACAAGCTGCCGATGAAGGCACGCGTGATCAGCCGAGAGAGTGGTGAGTGA
- the rpsC gene encoding 30S ribosomal protein S3 codes for MGQKINPNGFRLGITTDHVSHWYADSSKPGQRYKDFVKEDVQIRELLNKSVERAGISKVEIERTRDRVRVDIHTARPGIVIGRRGAEADRIRGELEKLSGKQIQLNILEVKNPETDAQLVAQGVAEQLASRVAFRRAMKKAISSAMRAGAKGIRIQCAGRLGGAEMSRSEFYREGRVPLHTLRANIDFGRHEAKTTFGRIGVKVWVYKGDLTAKELAAQQASQPSGRGGRGGRGGPGGGGPGGGERRRRGGRSRDQQGQTAESSAEGGQS; via the coding sequence GTGGGACAGAAGATCAACCCCAACGGTTTCCGTCTGGGCATCACCACTGACCACGTCTCCCACTGGTACGCCGACTCCAGCAAGCCGGGTCAGCGGTACAAGGACTTCGTGAAGGAAGATGTCCAGATCCGGGAGCTGCTGAACAAGAGCGTCGAGCGTGCCGGCATCTCCAAGGTCGAGATCGAGCGCACCCGTGACCGCGTCCGTGTGGACATCCACACTGCGCGTCCGGGCATCGTGATCGGCCGGCGGGGCGCCGAGGCCGACCGCATCCGTGGTGAGCTCGAGAAGCTCAGCGGCAAGCAGATCCAGCTGAACATCCTCGAGGTCAAGAACCCCGAGACTGACGCTCAGCTGGTCGCCCAGGGTGTGGCGGAGCAGCTTGCTTCGCGTGTGGCGTTCCGCCGCGCGATGAAGAAGGCCATCTCCTCGGCCATGCGTGCCGGTGCCAAGGGCATCCGCATCCAGTGCGCCGGCCGTCTGGGCGGTGCGGAGATGTCGCGTTCGGAGTTCTACCGCGAAGGTCGTGTGCCCCTGCACACCCTGCGCGCCAACATCGACTTCGGCAGGCACGAGGCCAAGACCACCTTCGGTCGCATCGGCGTCAAGGTCTGGGTCTACAAGGGTGACCTGACCGCCAAGGAGCTCGCGGCCCAGCAGGCCTCCCAGCCTTCGGGCCGGGGCGGTCGCGGCGGTCGTGGAGGCCCCGGTGGCGGTGGGCCCGGTGGTGGTGAGCGTCGTCGTCGTGGCGGTCGCAGCCGTGACCAGCAGGGCCAGACTGCCGAGTCTTCAGCAGAAGGAGGACAGAGCTGA
- the rplV gene encoding 50S ribosomal protein L22 yields the protein MEAKAIARYLRVTPMKARRVVDLVRGKQANEALAILQFAPQAASEPVYKVVASALANARQHADKAGVAFNEDDYYVTEARVDEGPTMKRFRPRAQGRAYRINKRTSHVSVVVGTEEKGGDQ from the coding sequence ATGGAAGCCAAGGCAATTGCGCGCTACCTGCGTGTGACGCCTATGAAGGCCCGGCGCGTCGTCGACCTTGTCCGCGGCAAGCAGGCCAACGAGGCGCTGGCGATTCTCCAGTTCGCCCCGCAGGCTGCCTCTGAGCCGGTGTACAAGGTGGTGGCGTCCGCGCTGGCGAACGCCCGCCAGCACGCCGACAAGGCCGGTGTCGCCTTCAACGAGGACGACTACTACGTCACCGAGGCCCGTGTGGACGAGGGACCGACCATGAAGCGGTTCCGTCCGCGTGCCCAGGGTCGGGCCTACCGCATCAACAAGCGCACCAGCCACGTCAGCGTCGTGGTCGGTACGGAAGAGAAAGGTGGGGATCAGTAG
- the rpsS gene encoding 30S ribosomal protein S19 — MPRSLKKGPFVDQHLYLKVVAENEKGTKNVIKTWSRRSMIIPDMLGHTIAVHDGRKHIPVFITESMVGHKLGEFALTRTYRGHVKDDKKGKRR, encoded by the coding sequence ATGCCACGCAGCTTGAAGAAGGGCCCCTTCGTTGATCAGCACCTGTATCTGAAGGTGGTCGCTGAGAACGAAAAGGGCACCAAGAACGTCATCAAGACCTGGTCCCGCCGTTCCATGATCATCCCGGACATGCTCGGTCACACGATCGCCGTGCATGACGGGCGCAAGCACATTCCGGTCTTCATCACCGAGTCGATGGTCGGGCACAAGCTCGGCGAATTTGCTCTGACCCGCACGTACCGCGGCCATGTGAAGGACGACAAGAAGGGCAAGCGTCGCTGA
- the rplB gene encoding 50S ribosomal protein L2 has translation MAIRNLKPTTPGQRGSSVADFAEITRDTPEKSLLRPLSKTGGRNSSGKITTRHKGGGHKRQYRLIDFRRSDKDGVPAKVAHIEYDPNRTARIALLHFADGTKRYILAPAKLEQGAAIESGPNADIKPGNNLPLRNIPLGTVIHAVELRPGGGAKLGRSAGATIQLVAREGRYAQLRLPSGEVRNVDVRCRATVGQVGNAEQSNINWGKAGRNRWKGVRPTVRGVVMNPVDHPHGGGEGKTSGGRHPVNPNGKPEGRTRRPNKESDKLIVRRRRNKNKR, from the coding sequence ATGGCTATCCGTAACCTCAAGCCGACCACCCCGGGCCAGCGTGGCTCGTCGGTGGCCGACTTCGCAGAGATCACCCGGGACACCCCGGAGAAGTCCCTGCTGCGCCCGCTGTCCAAGACCGGCGGCCGCAACAGCTCGGGCAAGATCACCACTCGTCACAAGGGTGGAGGTCACAAGCGTCAGTACCGTCTGATCGACTTCCGTCGTTCGGACAAGGACGGCGTCCCGGCCAAGGTCGCGCACATCGAGTACGACCCGAACCGCACTGCCCGCATCGCGCTCCTGCACTTCGCCGACGGCACCAAGCGCTACATCCTGGCTCCGGCCAAGCTGGAGCAGGGCGCCGCCATCGAGTCCGGCCCGAACGCGGACATCAAGCCTGGCAACAACCTGCCGCTGCGCAACATCCCCCTGGGTACCGTGATCCACGCTGTGGAGCTGCGTCCCGGCGGCGGTGCCAAGCTCGGCCGTTCCGCCGGCGCCACCATCCAGCTGGTCGCCCGAGAGGGCAGGTACGCCCAGCTGCGACTGCCCTCCGGCGAGGTGCGCAACGTCGACGTCCGCTGCCGTGCGACTGTCGGACAGGTCGGCAACGCCGAGCAGTCCAACATCAACTGGGGCAAGGCCGGCCGCAACCGGTGGAAGGGCGTCCGCCCGACCGTCCGCGGCGTGGTCATGAACCCGGTCGACCACCCGCACGGTGGTGGTGAGGGCAAGACGTCCGGCGGTCGCCACCCGGTGAACCCGAACGGCAAGCCCGAGGGTCGCACACGTCGTCCCAACAAGGAGAGCGACAAGCTCATCGTGCGTCGCCGTCGTAACAAGAACAAGCGATAG
- the rplW gene encoding 50S ribosomal protein L23 has product MSVLTEKDPRDVVIAPVVSEKSYGLIDEGKYTFLVDVKATKSEIKYAVEKIFSVKVDSVNTINRAGKRKRTRFGWGQRNATKRAIVSLKEGNIDIFGGPQG; this is encoded by the coding sequence GTGAGCGTCCTGACTGAGAAAGACCCCCGGGACGTGGTCATCGCACCGGTCGTCTCGGAGAAGTCCTACGGTCTGATCGATGAGGGGAAGTACACCTTCCTCGTCGACGTGAAGGCCACCAAGTCGGAGATCAAGTACGCCGTGGAGAAGATCTTCTCGGTGAAGGTCGACTCCGTGAACACGATCAACCGCGCCGGCAAGCGGAAGCGCACGCGCTTCGGCTGGGGCCAGCGCAACGCGACCAAGCGCGCGATCGTGTCCCTCAAAGAGGGGAACATTGACATCTTCGGAGGTCCGCAGGGCTGA
- the rplD gene encoding 50S ribosomal protein L4, whose product MANKVSVDLPAEVFDAKTNVSLIHQVVVAQQAAARQGTHKVKTRAEVSGTTAKPFRQKGTGRARQGSMIAPHMIGGGIVHGPTPRSYAQRTPKKMKAAALRGVLSNRARNGRIHVVDALVTETPSTKAAREALAALDGQNRNWLVVIDRSDDVAALSTRNLPQVHTLYSDQLNTYDVVVSDDVVFTQAGYDAFLAQQAGAQKEESK is encoded by the coding sequence ATGGCCAACAAGGTTTCCGTCGACCTCCCTGCCGAGGTCTTCGACGCCAAGACCAACGTCTCGTTGATCCACCAGGTCGTCGTCGCGCAGCAGGCCGCAGCCCGTCAGGGCACGCACAAGGTCAAGACTCGCGCCGAAGTCTCTGGCACCACCGCGAAGCCGTTCCGTCAGAAGGGGACCGGTCGTGCCCGTCAGGGCTCGATGATCGCTCCCCACATGATCGGCGGCGGCATCGTCCACGGCCCGACTCCGCGCAGCTACGCGCAGCGCACCCCGAAGAAGATGAAGGCCGCCGCACTGCGCGGCGTCCTCTCGAACCGGGCGCGCAATGGTCGGATCCACGTCGTGGACGCGCTGGTCACCGAGACTCCGTCCACCAAGGCCGCCCGCGAGGCGCTGGCCGCCCTGGACGGTCAGAACCGCAACTGGCTGGTCGTGATCGACCGCAGCGACGACGTCGCGGCGCTGTCGACCCGCAACCTGCCCCAGGTCCACACGCTGTACTCGGACCAGCTGAACACCTACGACGTCGTCGTCTCCGATGACGTCGTGTTCACCCAGGCCGGCTACGACGCCTTCCTCGCGCAGCAGGCGGGCGCCCAGAAGGAGGAGTCCAAGTGA
- the rplC gene encoding 50S ribosomal protein L3, which produces MTNISRVELNVKGLLGTKLGMTQVWDEDNNLIPVTVVQADSNVITQVRTDETDGYNAVQIGYGQIDPRKVTKPLAGHFAKAGVTPRRHLVEIRTTDSSSYELGQDLSVEAFDAGQKVDVIGKTKGKGFAGVMKRHGFAGVGASHGSHKNHRKPGSIGGAATPGRVFKGLRMAGRMGNERHTTHNLTVHAVDAEKNLLLIKGAVPGARGQVVLVRTAVKGA; this is translated from the coding sequence ATGACCAATATTTCCCGCGTCGAACTGAACGTCAAGGGGCTGCTGGGCACGAAGCTCGGCATGACCCAGGTCTGGGACGAGGACAACAACCTCATCCCGGTCACTGTCGTCCAGGCCGACTCCAATGTCATCACGCAGGTCCGCACCGACGAGACCGACGGATACAACGCAGTGCAGATCGGCTACGGCCAGATCGACCCGCGCAAGGTCACCAAGCCGCTGGCGGGTCACTTCGCCAAGGCCGGTGTGACACCGCGTCGTCACCTCGTCGAGATCCGCACCACCGACTCCTCGTCTTACGAGCTCGGCCAGGACCTGTCCGTCGAGGCCTTCGACGCCGGCCAGAAGGTCGACGTCATCGGCAAGACCAAGGGCAAGGGCTTTGCCGGCGTCATGAAGCGTCACGGCTTCGCCGGTGTCGGTGCGTCCCACGGCTCGCACAAGAACCACCGCAAGCCGGGCTCCATCGGTGGCGCCGCCACTCCGGGCCGCGTCTTCAAGGGTCTGCGCATGGCCGGTCGCATGGGCAACGAGCGCCACACCACGCACAACCTCACCGTCCACGCGGTGGACGCCGAGAAGAACCTGCTGCTCATCAAGGGTGCCGTGCCCGGTGCCCGCGGCCAGGTCGTCCTGGTCCGCACGGCAGTGAAGGGAGCATGA
- the rpsJ gene encoding 30S ribosomal protein S10, with product MAGQKIRIRLKSYDHEVIDTSARKIVDTVTRAGATVVGPVPLPTEKNVYAVIRSPHKYKDSREHFEMRTHKRLIDIVDPTPKAVDSLMRLDLPADVNIEIKL from the coding sequence ATGGCGGGACAGAAAATCCGCATCCGGCTGAAGTCGTATGACCACGAGGTCATCGACACCTCAGCCCGGAAGATCGTTGACACGGTCACGCGCGCAGGTGCGACGGTGGTGGGCCCGGTGCCGCTGCCCACGGAGAAGAACGTGTACGCCGTGATCCGTTCTCCCCACAAGTACAAGGACAGCCGCGAGCACTTCGAGATGCGCACCCACAAGCGCCTCATCGACATCGTCGACCCCACTCCCAAGGCGGTTGACTCGTTGATGCGTCTCGACCTGCCTGCAGACGTCAATATCGAGATCAAGCTCTGA
- the tuf gene encoding elongation factor Tu, which yields MAKAKFERTKPHLNIGTIGHVDHGKTTLTAAISKVLGDKYPDLNEQRDFASIDNAPEERERGITINVSHVEYQTEKRHYAHVDAPGHADYVKNMITGAAQMDGAILVVAATDGPMAQTREHVLLARQVGVPALLVALNKADMVEDEELLDLVEMEVRELLSDQDFDGDNAPVIRTSGLKALEGDAEWVKTVEELMEAVDEFIPEPERDKDKPFLMPIEDVFTITGRGTVVTGRAERGTLKINSEIEIVGIRDKQKTTVTGIEMFHKQLDEAWAGENCGLLLRGLKRDDVERGQVVAAPGSITPHTDFEANVYILSKDEGGRHNPFYTNYRPQFYFRTTDVTGVISLPEGTEMVMPGDNTEMSVELIQPIAMEDGLGFAIREGGRTVGSGRVTKILK from the coding sequence GTGGCCAAGGCAAAGTTCGAGCGGACCAAGCCGCACCTCAACATCGGCACCATCGGTCACGTCGACCACGGCAAGACCACGCTGACTGCCGCCATCTCCAAGGTGCTTGGTGACAAGTACCCGGACCTGAACGAGCAGCGTGACTTCGCCTCGATCGACAACGCTCCGGAGGAGCGCGAGCGCGGCATCACGATCAACGTCTCGCACGTCGAGTACCAGACCGAGAAGCGTCACTACGCGCACGTCGACGCTCCCGGTCACGCCGACTACGTGAAGAACATGATCACCGGTGCCGCTCAGATGGACGGCGCGATCCTCGTGGTCGCCGCCACCGACGGCCCGATGGCCCAGACCCGTGAGCACGTCCTCCTGGCCCGCCAGGTCGGCGTCCCCGCGCTGCTGGTCGCCCTCAACAAGGCTGACATGGTCGAGGACGAGGAGCTCCTGGACCTGGTCGAGATGGAGGTCCGCGAGCTGCTGTCCGACCAGGACTTCGACGGCGACAACGCACCGGTCATCCGCACCTCCGGCCTGAAGGCCCTCGAGGGCGACGCCGAGTGGGTCAAGACCGTCGAGGAGCTCATGGAGGCTGTCGACGAGTTCATCCCGGAGCCGGAGCGTGACAAGGACAAGCCGTTCCTGATGCCCATCGAGGACGTCTTCACCATCACCGGTCGTGGCACCGTGGTCACCGGCCGTGCCGAGCGTGGCACGCTGAAGATCAACTCGGAGATCGAGATCGTCGGCATCCGTGACAAGCAGAAGACCACGGTCACCGGAATCGAGATGTTCCACAAGCAGCTCGACGAGGCCTGGGCCGGCGAGAACTGTGGTCTGCTGCTCCGCGGTCTGAAGCGTGACGACGTCGAGCGCGGCCAGGTCGTGGCTGCTCCCGGCTCGATCACTCCGCACACCGACTTCGAGGCGAACGTCTACATCCTGTCCAAGGATGAGGGCGGCCGCCACAACCCCTTCTACACCAACTACCGTCCGCAGTTTTACTTCCGTACGACTGACGTGACCGGTGTGATCTCCCTGCCGGAGGGCACCGAGATGGTCATGCCCGGTGACAACACCGAGATGTCCGTCGAGCTGATCCAGCCCATCGCCATGGAGGACGGCCTCGGCTTCGCCATCCGTGAGGGTGGCCGCACCGTGGGTTCGGGTCGTGTGACCAAGATCCTGAAGTGA
- the fusA gene encoding elongation factor G → MAQDVLTDLKKVRNIGIMAHIDAGKTTTTERILFYTGMNHKIGETHDGASTTDWMEQEKERGITITSAAVTCFWGDNQINIIDTPGHVDFTVEVERALRVLDGAVAVFDGKEGVEPQSETVWRQADKYNVPRICFVNKMDKLGADFYFTVDTIKSRLGATPLVMQLPIGSESDFVGVVDLLQMKALVWPGDAKGDVTMGAEYETHEIPEDLQERAEQYRSELIEQVAEADDELMTKYLDGEEISIDELKEGIRKLTVAGAAYPVFCGSAFKNRGVQPMLDAVIDYLPTPADVEAMEGHKPNNEDVVLTRRPRKDEPFSALAFKIAAHPFFGQLTFIRVYSGKLAAGAQIVNSTKGKKERIGKLFQMHANKENPVEEIQAGHIYAVIGLKDTTTGDTLCDPNDQIVLESMTFPEPVISVAIEPKSKGDQEKLSTAIQKLAAEDPTFTVNQNDETGQTEIGGMGELHLDILVDRMKREFKVEANVGKPQVAYRETIKKRVEKVDYTHKKQTGGSGQFAKVLVNFEPLDTSEGELYEFANLVTGGRIPREYIPSVDAGIQDAMGLGILAGYPMVGVKAELVDGAYHDVDSSEMAFKLAGSQVFKEGARRANPVLLEPMMAVEVRTPEEYMGDVIGDLNSRRGQIQSMDDAAGVKVIKALVPLSEMFGYIGELRSRTQGRAVFTMSFDSYAEVPKAVSEEIIEKNRGE, encoded by the coding sequence GTGGCACAAGACGTGCTCACTGACCTGAAGAAGGTCCGCAACATCGGCATCATGGCGCACATCGATGCCGGTAAGACCACCACGACCGAACGCATCCTGTTCTACACCGGCATGAACCACAAGATCGGTGAGACTCACGACGGCGCGTCCACGACGGACTGGATGGAGCAGGAGAAAGAGCGCGGCATCACGATCACCTCCGCCGCGGTGACCTGTTTCTGGGGCGACAACCAGATCAACATCATCGACACCCCCGGCCACGTGGACTTCACCGTCGAGGTGGAGCGTGCCCTGCGTGTGCTCGATGGCGCCGTCGCCGTCTTCGACGGCAAGGAGGGCGTCGAGCCGCAGTCCGAGACCGTCTGGCGCCAGGCCGACAAGTACAACGTGCCGCGCATCTGCTTCGTCAACAAGATGGACAAGCTCGGCGCAGACTTCTACTTCACCGTCGACACCATCAAGTCTCGCCTCGGCGCGACTCCGCTGGTGATGCAGCTGCCGATCGGCTCCGAGAGCGACTTCGTCGGCGTCGTCGACCTGCTGCAGATGAAGGCTCTGGTCTGGCCCGGCGATGCCAAGGGTGACGTCACCATGGGTGCCGAGTACGAGACCCACGAGATCCCCGAGGACCTCCAGGAGCGCGCTGAGCAGTACCGCAGCGAGCTCATCGAGCAGGTCGCCGAGGCCGACGACGAGCTGATGACCAAGTATCTCGACGGTGAAGAGATCTCCATCGACGAGCTCAAGGAAGGCATCCGCAAGCTCACCGTGGCCGGCGCCGCCTACCCGGTGTTCTGCGGCTCCGCGTTCAAGAACCGCGGTGTGCAGCCCATGCTCGACGCCGTCATCGACTACCTGCCCACTCCGGCAGACGTCGAGGCGATGGAGGGGCACAAGCCGAACAACGAGGACGTGGTCCTGACGCGCCGTCCGCGCAAGGACGAGCCGTTCTCCGCTCTGGCGTTCAAGATCGCGGCGCACCCGTTCTTCGGGCAGCTCACGTTCATCCGCGTCTACTCGGGCAAGCTGGCCGCCGGCGCTCAGATCGTGAACTCCACGAAGGGCAAGAAGGAGCGCATCGGCAAGCTCTTCCAGATGCACGCGAACAAGGAGAACCCGGTCGAGGAGATCCAGGCCGGGCACATCTACGCGGTCATCGGGCTCAAGGACACCACCACCGGCGACACGCTCTGCGACCCGAACGATCAGATCGTGCTCGAGTCGATGACCTTCCCGGAGCCGGTGATCTCCGTGGCCATCGAGCCGAAGTCGAAGGGTGACCAGGAGAAGCTCTCCACGGCCATCCAGAAGCTGGCCGCGGAGGACCCGACCTTCACCGTGAACCAGAACGATGAGACCGGCCAGACCGAGATCGGCGGAATGGGCGAGCTCCACCTGGACATCCTGGTGGACCGTATGAAGCGCGAGTTCAAGGTCGAGGCCAACGTGGGCAAGCCCCAGGTGGCTTACCGCGAGACCATCAAGAAGCGTGTGGAGAAGGTCGACTACACCCACAAGAAGCAGACTGGTGGTTCGGGTCAGTTCGCCAAGGTGCTCGTCAACTTCGAGCCGCTGGACACCTCGGAGGGCGAGCTCTACGAGTTCGCCAACCTGGTCACAGGTGGTCGCATCCCGCGCGAGTACATCCCGTCCGTGGATGCAGGCATCCAGGACGCGATGGGCCTCGGCATCCTCGCCGGCTACCCGATGGTCGGTGTCAAGGCGGAGCTGGTGGACGGCGCCTACCACGACGTCGACTCCTCGGAGATGGCGTTCAAGCTCGCCGGCTCCCAGGTCTTCAAGGAAGGTGCACGCCGCGCCAACCCGGTGCTGCTCGAGCCGATGATGGCCGTCGAGGTCCGTACTCCCGAGGAGTACATGGGCGACGTCATCGGCGACCTGAACTCCCGCCGCGGTCAGATCCAGTCCATGGACGACGCGGCCGGCGTGAAGGTCATCAAGGCACTGGTGCCGCTGTCCGAGATGTTCGGCTACATCGGCGAGCTGCGCTCACGCACCCAGGGCCGTGCCGTCTTCACCATGTCCTTCGACTCCTACGCAGAGGTGCCGAAGGCCGTGTCCGAGGAGATCATCGAGAAGAACCGCGGCGAGTGA